One Aphelocoma coerulescens isolate FSJ_1873_10779 chromosome 6, UR_Acoe_1.0, whole genome shotgun sequence DNA window includes the following coding sequences:
- the CNNM1 gene encoding metal transporter CNNM1 isoform X5, translated as MAAAAGPGRGGGGWGRSRSAVLLLFFSLSPRPPAGAAWLLGLRPEDTTPGRVSLEGGAVQAAEGSRFLLRLYFQPPPEGNGSRGPAGEREPRLVFIEEAAAGSTATRGPAERCRERSAWASDVEVVGPLRSGGAAGSALAEVRVREPRKGEAAAAPGGRLFSLCAWDGRAWAHHGAAGGFLLRVRPAAPPLGTWLLPLPEAGWLRALGALLLLGLSALFSGLRLSLLSLDPLELRVLRNSGSAAEREQARRVQAVRGGGGTYLLCTLLLGQAGANAALAGWLCASLPGGGPAAAGGGPRGAPWLPVLLCTAAVFLGGEVLPYSVCSRHGLAIASRTLCLTRLLMLAAFPVCYPLSRLLDWALRQELSVFSTRERLLETLRAAGPHGDLVREELAMVQGALELRTKVVEDVLTPLADCFMLRADAVLDFATVSEILRSGYTRIPVYEGDRRDNIVDLLFVKDLAFVDPDDCTPLQTVTRFYRRPLHCVFNDTRLDTLLEEFKKGKSHLAIVQRVNNEGEGDPFYEVMGIVTLEDVIEEIIKSEILDETDLYTDNRKKERVPHRGRKPQDFSIFRLSESEMKVKISPQLLLATHRFMATEVEPFKSPYLSEKILLRLLKHPNVIQELKYDRKNKKAAEHYLYQRNRPVDYFVLILQGKVQVEVGKEGLRFENGAFTYYGVPAIMAVVSSENDVRKMGSLAGSSFLLPVSVSRTFAFSRGDSLAGSPVNRSPSRCSGLNRSESPNREDYGGSSTQLHSSSNNIYTPDYSVHILCDVQFVKGFNQGLDCAGNPTDTQGGPRHPPE; from the exons atggcggcggcggcgggcccggggcgcggcggcggcggctgggGCCGGAGCCGGAGCGCCGTGCTGCTGCTCTTCTTCTCGCTgtcgccgcggccgccggccggggccgcctggctgctggggctgcggCCCGAGGACACGACACCGGGCCGGGTGTCTCTGGAGGGCGGCGCGGTGCAGGCGGCGGAGGGCAGCCGCTTCCTCCTGCGCCTCTACTTCCAGCCGCCGCCCGAGGGCAACGGCAGCCGCGGGCCGGCAGGGGAGCGGGAGCCGCGGCTGGTCTTCATCGAAGAGGCGGCGGCAGGGAGCACGGCGACGCGGGGCCCGGCGGAGCGGTGCCGGGAGCGCAGCGCCTGGGCCTCGGACGTGGAGGTGGTGGGGCCGCTGCGCtcgggcggcgcggcgggctCGGCGCTGGCCGAGGTGCGGGTGCGGGAGCCGCGCAAgggcgaggcggcggcggcgccgggcgggcggCTCTTCTCGCTGTGCGCCTGGGACGGGCGGGCCTGGGCGCACCACGGTGCGGCGGGCGGCTTCTTGCTGCGGGTGCGGCCGGCCGCCCCGCCGCTGGGCACTTggctgctgcccctgcccgaggcgggctggctgcgggcgctgggcgccctgctgctgctggggctgtcgGCGCTGTTCAGCGGGCTGCGCCTCTCGCTGCTCTCGCTGGACCCGCTGGAGCTCCGCGTCCTGCGCAACAGCGGCTCGGCCGCCGAGCGGGAGCAGGCGCGGCGGGTGCAGGCggtgcgcggcggcggcggcacctACCTGCTCTGCacgctgctgctggggcaggcgGGGGCCAACGCGGCGCTGGCCGGCTGGCTCTGCGCCTCGCTGCCCGGCGGCGGGCCggcggcggccggcggcgggccACGGGGAGCGCCCTGGCTGCCGGTGCTGCTATGCACCGCCGCCGTCTTCCTGGGCGGCGAGGTGCTGCCCTACTCGGTGTGCTCGCGGCACGGGCTGGCCATCGCCTCCCGCACGCTCTGCCTCACCCGGCTGCTGATGCTGGCCGCCTTCCCTGTCTGCTACCCGCTCAGCCGGTTGCTGGACTGGGCGCTGCGGCAGGAGCTCAGTGTCTTCTCTACGCGGGAGCGGCTGCTGGAGACGCTGCGCGCCGCTGGCCCCCACGGCGACCTGGTGCGGGAGGAGTTGGCCATGGTGCAGGGCGCGCTGGAGCTACGCACCAAGGTGGTGGAGGATGTGCTGACACCGCTGGCCGACTGTTTCATGCTCCGGGCCGATGCCGTACTGGACTTCGCCACCGTCTCTGAGATCCTCCGCTCTGGCTACACCCGCATCCCAGTCTATGAGGGTGACCGGCGCGACAACATTGTCGACCTACTCTTTGTCAAAGACCTGGCCTTTGTCGACCCTGATGACTGCACTCCCCTGCAGACTGTCACCCGCTTCTACCGTCGCCCGCTCCACTGCGTCTTCAACGACACGCGCCTCGACACGCTGCTTGAGGAGTTCAAGAAGG gaAAGTCACACCTGGCCATCGTGCAGCGGGTGAACAATGAAGGGGAAGGAGACCCATTCTACGAGGTGATGGGCATTGTCACCCTGGAAGATGTCATTGAGGAGATCATCAAGTCCGAGATCCTGGATGAGACGGATCTGTACA ctgatAATCGGAAGAAGGAGCGGGTTCCCCACCGGGGACGCAAGCCCCAGGATTTCTCCATCTTCAGGCTCTCAGAGAGTGAGATGAAGGTGAAGATCTctccacagctcctcctggctaCCCATCGGTTCATGGCAACAG AAGTGGAGCCTTTCAAGTCCCCCTACCTCTCTGAGAAGATCCTGCTGCGGCTCTTGAAACACCCCAATGTCATCCAGGAGCTCAAGTATGACCGAAAGAACAAGAAGGCAGCGGAGCATTACCTCTACCAGCGCAACCGCCCCGTCGACTACTTTGTCCTCATCCTGCAG gGGAAAGTGCAGGTGGAGGTCGGCAAGGAAGGACTGCGGTTTGAGAATGGGGCATTCACCTACTATGGTGTCCCTGCCATCATGGCTGTTGTCTCCTCAG AAAACGATGTACGAAAAATGGGAAGCCTGGCAGGATCCTCCTTTCTAC TGCCTGTCTCAGTGTCCCGTACTTTCGCCTTCAGCAGAGGGGACTCCCTGGCTGGCTCTCCAG TGAACAGGTCACCGTCGCGCTGCAGTGGCCTCAACCGCTCCGAGTCCCCCAACCGGGAGGACTATGGAGGCAGCAGCACGcagctccacagcagcagcaacaacatcTACACGCCCGACTACTCCGTGCACATCCTCTGTGACGTGCAGTTTGTCAAG GGATTCAACCAAGGCCTCGACTGCGCGGGGAACCCCACAGACACCCAAGGAGGACCCCGCCACCCTCCTGAATGA